The Aureimonas populi genome includes the window CCGCCCAAGGGGCCCTCGTCGTCGCCGAGTTGCAGGGTGAAGCGCGCGCCGCGCGCATCCTCTCGGCCGCCGCCCTCTCGCGCGAGACGCTGGAAAGCGGCGGCGCCGGCCGGATCGTGGAGGAGGCCCGCATCGCCTTCGACGCCGCCAGCCGCTCGGTGCGTGCGCGCACGATCCGCCGCGTCGGGCGCGCGGTTCTGTCCGAGTCCCCTCTCGCGAACCCGGACCCGCAGGCCGTGGCGGCGGCACTTGCCGGCGGCATGCGCCAGCTCGGCCTGTCCTGCCTGCCCTTCGGCAAGGAGACCGAGCGGCTGCTCTCCCGGCTCGCCTTCCTGCGCCAGAGCGTCGGGGAGCCTTGGCCGGACGTCTCGCAGGCCGCACTCCTCGCCGATCTGGAGGACTGGCTGATACCCTATCTGCCCGGCATCGCCCGCATGGAGGCCATCGGCCCCGGCGCGCTGCACGACGCGCTTCTCGCCCGCCTGCCGCCGGGCCTTGCCGCCCGTGTCGAGCGTGCGGCCCCCTCGCATTTCGAAGCGCCGACGGGCTCGCGCCTGCCGATCCGCTACGAGGACGGGCAGGCGGTACTGCCGGTGCGCGTGCAGGAATTGTTCGGCCTGAAGGCCCACCCCACGGTGGCGGAGGGGCGTCTGCCGCTGACTTTGGAGTTGCTTTCGCCCGCGCATCGGCCCATCCAGATCACCCGCGACCTGCCGGGCTTCTGGGCGGGCTCCTGGCGCGATGTGCGGGCCGACCTGCGCGGGCGCTACCCCAAGCATTCCTGGCCGGAAGACCCGGCCTCGGCGCAGCCCACCGCGCGCGCCAAGCCCCGCGCCTGAGGCGCGACGGAGACCGACCATGCCGAACCCCGCCGCCGACCCCCGCTTCTGGACCGGCCTGCCGGCGCTGATGGAAGCGCCGCGCGAGAGCCAGCGCCTGCGGCTTGCCACGCTCACCCGCCTGCGCACGCTCTCCATCACCGGCCAGACGGCGGCCTGCGTGTTCGTTGCCTGGGTGCTGTGGTTTCCGTTTCCCGTATCGGCCTGCTTCGCGCTCATCGCCCTCTCGCTGGCGCTCAACGTCTGGCTGCGCCTGCGCTATCGCAAGAGCCACCGGCTGTCGTCGCGCGCGGTCGCGCTCGTCATGGCCTTCGACATCCTCCAGCCGGCCAGCCTGCTCTTTCTCACCGGCGGCATCTACAATCCCTTCGCGATCTTCCTGATCGTGCCGGCGATGATCGCCGCCGCCACCCAGCCGCCGCAGACGGTGCTGGGCCTGTCGCTTCTCGCCGTCGCCTCGGCCAGTTTCCTGACCTTCTTCCATTTTCCCCTGCCCTCCGCGGGGGAGCTGCCGCCGGCCCTTCCCCAAGCCTATGTGGGTGGGCTGTGGCTCGGCATCGTGGTGACGCTCGCCTTCGCCACCTTCTACATCTACCGGGTCGCCGCCGAGGCGCGCGCGCTCTCGGACGCGCTCGGCGCGACGGAGCTGGTGCTCCAGCGCGAGCAGCACCTGTCGGCCCTCGACGGGCTGGCGGCGGCCTGCGCGCACGAGCTCGGCACGCCGCTGGCCACCATCGCCCTCGTGGCCAAGGAAATGGGCCGCGCGACACCCGCCGACGCGCCCCTGCGCGAAGATGTCGATCTTCTCATCACCCAGTCCGAGCGCTGCCGAGACATCCTGCGCCGCCTGACGAGCCTCTCGGCCCATTCCGAGGAGCACATGGCCCGCCTGCCCCTCCTGTCGCTGGTGGAGGAGGTCAGCGCCCCGCACAAGGGCTTCGGCATCGCCATCACGGTGGAGGCGAAGGGCAATTCCGGGCAGGAGCCGGTGACGCGCCGCAATGCCGGCGTGCTCTACGGCCTCGGCAATATCG containing:
- a CDS encoding ActS/PrrB/RegB family redox-sensitive histidine kinase, giving the protein MEAPRESQRLRLATLTRLRTLSITGQTAACVFVAWVLWFPFPVSACFALIALSLALNVWLRLRYRKSHRLSSRAVALVMAFDILQPASLLFLTGGIYNPFAIFLIVPAMIAAATQPPQTVLGLSLLAVASASFLTFFHFPLPSAGELPPALPQAYVGGLWLGIVVTLAFATFYIYRVAAEARALSDALGATELVLQREQHLSALDGLAAACAHELGTPLATIALVAKEMGRATPADAPLREDVDLLITQSERCRDILRRLTSLSAHSEEHMARLPLLSLVEEVSAPHKGFGIAITVEAKGNSGQEPVTRRNAGVLYGLGNIVENAVDFAVAQVTLRVHWDEERVRVLVLDDGPGFSPEVLSRIGDPYMARREGDERETGGGLGLGLFIAKTLLERSGAEIAFRNREAGGASVSISWPRTALLGPALRQEAALH